In one Streptomyces sp. T12 genomic region, the following are encoded:
- a CDS encoding acetoacetate--CoA ligase, with protein sequence MTTPYADPFWTPDPESAARSRIADFGRWAAQHRGVAADADYDVLHRWSVTDLAGFWSAVWEYFDVDAQTPYEKVLAEETMPGARWFTGATLNYTHHALRNLTDDDPAIIALDETGPGYELTGGRLRAQVASVAATLRDLGVGEGDRVVGYLPNTPHAIVAFLAAASLGAVWSVCGQDYAPKAAADRFAQLEPTVLVAADGYLFNGATHDRREAVLELARALPTLKATVLVDHVGLPGLGPNHPSLVLTWEDAATRTEELTCAPVPFDHPLWVVFSSGTTGLPKGIVHGHGGVLLEHLKTLGLQSDLGPGDRLLWYTTTHWMMWNLVVSTLLTGATTCTYDGSPALLTQPDILWELAARHRVTLFGTSPQYLLGMAKFGIDPSVHDLSSIRAVGCTGSALPASAYPWVGEHLGAHVQLASISGGTDVVSGFAGGAPTVPVRAGELSAPYLGVALAAYDEEGFPVTDQVGELVVTRPMPSMPLYFWNDPDGSRYRAAYFSAYPGVWRHGDWITVTGHGSVIVHGRSDSTLNRNGVRLGSADIHDVVERLPEITEALVIGAEEPDGGYWMPLFVVLAAGVELDDALRDRIREAVRTGASPRHVPDEIIEVPAVPHTRTGKKLEVPVKRLLQGAPVEQVVNPAVVDNPGLIDHYARLGEARRAQRR encoded by the coding sequence ATGACCACGCCGTACGCAGACCCCTTCTGGACCCCGGACCCGGAGTCCGCCGCGCGCAGCCGGATCGCCGACTTCGGCCGCTGGGCCGCACAACACCGGGGAGTGGCGGCGGACGCCGACTACGACGTCCTGCACCGCTGGTCGGTCACCGACCTGGCGGGCTTCTGGAGCGCGGTGTGGGAGTACTTCGACGTCGACGCGCAGACCCCGTACGAGAAGGTGCTCGCCGAGGAGACCATGCCAGGGGCCCGCTGGTTCACCGGAGCCACCCTCAACTACACCCACCACGCCCTGCGCAACCTCACCGACGACGACCCGGCGATCATCGCCCTGGACGAGACCGGCCCCGGCTACGAATTGACCGGCGGCCGGCTGCGCGCCCAGGTCGCCTCCGTCGCCGCGACCCTGCGCGACCTGGGCGTCGGGGAGGGCGACCGTGTCGTCGGCTACCTGCCCAACACGCCGCACGCGATCGTCGCGTTCCTCGCCGCGGCGAGCCTGGGGGCCGTGTGGTCGGTGTGCGGGCAGGACTACGCCCCGAAGGCCGCCGCCGACCGGTTCGCCCAGCTGGAACCCACGGTCCTGGTCGCCGCCGACGGCTACCTCTTCAACGGCGCCACCCACGACCGCCGCGAGGCCGTCCTCGAACTGGCCCGCGCGCTGCCGACGTTGAAGGCCACCGTGCTCGTGGACCACGTGGGCCTGCCCGGGCTCGGGCCGAACCACCCGTCGCTGGTCCTCACCTGGGAGGACGCGGCGACCCGCACCGAGGAACTCACCTGCGCGCCCGTGCCGTTCGACCACCCCCTGTGGGTCGTCTTCTCCTCCGGCACCACCGGCCTGCCCAAGGGCATCGTGCACGGCCACGGCGGCGTCCTGCTGGAGCACCTCAAGACCCTCGGTCTCCAGTCCGACCTGGGCCCCGGCGACCGCCTCCTGTGGTACACCACCACCCACTGGATGATGTGGAACCTGGTCGTCTCCACCCTCCTGACCGGCGCCACCACCTGCACCTACGACGGCAGCCCGGCCCTGCTCACCCAACCCGACATCCTCTGGGAACTGGCGGCCCGGCACCGCGTCACCCTGTTCGGCACCAGCCCCCAGTACCTGCTGGGCATGGCCAAGTTCGGCATCGACCCGTCGGTGCACGACCTGTCCTCGATCCGCGCGGTCGGCTGCACCGGCTCCGCCCTGCCCGCCTCCGCCTACCCCTGGGTCGGCGAGCACCTCGGCGCACACGTCCAGCTCGCCTCCATCAGCGGCGGCACCGACGTCGTCTCCGGCTTCGCCGGCGGCGCACCCACCGTGCCCGTGCGGGCCGGCGAGCTGTCCGCCCCCTACCTGGGCGTGGCGCTGGCCGCGTACGACGAGGAGGGCTTCCCGGTCACCGACCAGGTGGGCGAGCTGGTCGTCACCCGGCCCATGCCCTCCATGCCGCTGTACTTCTGGAACGACCCCGACGGCAGCCGCTACCGCGCCGCCTACTTCTCGGCGTACCCCGGCGTGTGGCGGCACGGCGACTGGATCACGGTCACGGGGCACGGCTCGGTGATCGTGCACGGCCGCTCCGACAGCACGCTGAACCGCAACGGCGTACGGCTGGGCAGCGCCGACATCCACGACGTGGTCGAACGCCTCCCGGAGATCACGGAGGCCCTGGTCATCGGGGCGGAGGAGCCGGACGGCGGCTACTGGATGCCGCTGTTCGTGGTCCTCGCGGCCGGCGTCGAGCTGGACGACGCGCTGCGCGACCGCATCCGCGAGGCCGTCCGCACCGGCGCCTCACCCCGCCACGTCCCCGACGAGATCATCGAAGTGCCGGCCGTCCCGCACACCCGCACCGGCAAGAAGCTCGAAGTCCCGGTCAAACGGCTGCTCCAGGGCGCCCCCGTCGAGCAGGTTGTGAACCCCGCCGTCGTGGACAATCCCGGCCTGATCGACCACTACGCCCGCCTCGGCGAGGCGCGCCGCGCGCAGCGCCGCTGA
- a CDS encoding GAF domain-containing protein, whose protein sequence is MERCLRREVPELWDDPGLAQMALDNITEHVMAGLFGLEQGIEPSLIEPPPADVERARRLARRGKPVSDLLRAFRLGQGVILDRMLEEMPRLTSDAALVGAAARKLIAAVIEYVDRTSEQAVLAFQEERDRRLRWRLSVVNEAGMRIGTTLDIARTTQELADLATEHCADRVTVDLLDSAFHEPGTAAESPLVLRRIAQRSVGEQTPEPTIETQHLHTYPAGSPPERALTLGQASRHRADAARSPEHSLHSLVVPLRARGATLGVAQFFRHRGRDPFDDEDLLLAQEIAARAAVAVDNARRYTHARATALALQRSLLPRNTPEQSAAEVACRYLPAGAGAGVGGDWYDVIRGAHATPGTARRSGPS, encoded by the coding sequence GTGGAGCGGTGCCTGCGGCGTGAGGTTCCCGAGCTGTGGGACGACCCGGGCCTCGCGCAGATGGCGTTGGACAACATCACCGAGCACGTCATGGCCGGCCTGTTCGGCCTTGAGCAGGGAATCGAGCCGAGCCTGATCGAACCGCCGCCCGCCGACGTGGAGCGCGCCCGTCGGCTGGCCCGGCGCGGGAAGCCCGTCAGCGATCTGCTGCGGGCCTTCCGCCTCGGGCAGGGGGTGATCCTCGACCGGATGCTCGAGGAGATGCCCCGGCTCACCAGCGATGCCGCACTGGTCGGCGCGGCGGCCCGCAAGCTGATCGCGGCGGTGATCGAGTACGTGGACCGCACCTCGGAGCAGGCCGTCCTGGCGTTCCAGGAGGAACGGGACCGCAGGCTGCGGTGGCGGCTGTCCGTGGTGAACGAGGCGGGCATGCGCATCGGGACCACCCTGGACATCGCCCGCACCACCCAGGAGCTGGCGGACCTGGCCACCGAGCACTGCGCCGACCGGGTCACCGTCGACCTGCTCGACTCCGCGTTCCACGAACCCGGCACCGCGGCCGAGAGCCCGCTCGTGCTGCGCCGGATCGCCCAGCGCTCGGTGGGCGAGCAGACCCCGGAACCGACGATCGAGACGCAGCACCTCCACACCTACCCGGCCGGCTCTCCACCGGAGCGCGCCCTGACCCTCGGGCAGGCTTCCCGGCACCGGGCCGACGCGGCCCGCTCCCCGGAGCACTCGCTGCACTCGCTGGTCGTACCGCTGCGTGCCCGTGGCGCCACCCTGGGCGTCGCGCAGTTCTTCCGGCACCGGGGCCGCGATCCCTTCGACGACGAGGATCTGCTCCTCGCCCAGGAGATCGCCGCCCGGGCGGCCGTGGCCGTGGACAACGCCCGCCGCTACACGCACGCCCGCGCCACCGCCCTGGCCCTGCAGCGCAGCCTGCTCCCGCGGAACACGCCGGAGCAGTCGGCCGCCGAGGTCGCCTGCCGCTACCTGCCCGCCGGCGCCGGGGCCGGTGTGGGCGGTGACTGGTACGACGTCATCCGTGGGGCACACGCCACGCCCGGCACGGCAAGACGGTCTGGGCCGAGCTGA
- a CDS encoding tellurite resistance TerB family protein, producing the protein MAMWDRIKDQAKGLQQQAQGARGASAGGPGRPRSGSSGGSKAQLVNTLKSQLTSLKTELKSGAYRDASMAMCALVAAADGHVDPAERQHVESLILNNDVLQNFPSEQLRQRFNKHVDQLAFNFQQGKAEALQEIAKAAKKPTEARAVVQTGFVVAGADGYVAPAEEQVLREACSVLNLSPQEFGL; encoded by the coding sequence ATGGCGATGTGGGATCGGATCAAGGACCAGGCCAAGGGTCTGCAGCAGCAGGCACAGGGGGCGCGCGGCGCATCCGCCGGTGGACCCGGCCGGCCGCGTTCGGGGTCCTCCGGCGGATCGAAGGCGCAGCTGGTGAACACGCTCAAGTCCCAGCTCACCTCGCTGAAGACGGAGCTGAAGAGCGGTGCCTACCGCGACGCCAGCATGGCCATGTGCGCCCTGGTCGCCGCGGCCGACGGGCATGTCGACCCGGCCGAGCGGCAGCATGTGGAGTCGCTGATCCTGAACAACGACGTCCTGCAGAACTTCCCGTCCGAACAGCTGCGCCAGCGCTTCAACAAGCACGTCGACCAGCTGGCGTTCAACTTCCAGCAGGGCAAGGCCGAGGCGCTGCAGGAGATCGCCAAGGCCGCGAAGAAGCCGACGGAGGCCAGGGCGGTCGTACAGACCGGGTTCGTCGTCGCGGGTGCGGACGGGTACGTCGCGCCGGCGGAGGAGCAGGTCCTGCGCGAGGCGTGCTCGGTGCTCAACCTGTCCCCCCAGGAGTTCGGCCTCTGA
- a CDS encoding LacI family DNA-binding transcriptional regulator, producing the protein MADVARIAGVSSQTVSRVSNGFPGVNEETRRQVLAAMRELGYRPNSAARALRRGEFRTLGVITFSLSTMGNIRTLEAIATSAAQHGYAVTLLPVAVPTQDEVNGAFSRLGELAVDAVIVIMEIHLLDAATVSLPPGVQVVVADSDAGDRYTVVDTDQAGGARDAVRHLLDLGHDTVWHLAGPEDSFAAQRRANAWRSTLTEAGAVPPPLVRGDWSAESGYLAGLRLAEERDCTAVFAANDQMALGLLRALHERGRKVPDDVSVIGFDDIPESASFLPPLTTIHQDFAEVGRLCVEGVIGKMRHDHTPHDTAHGTTLVPTRLVPRRSTAPRPERPGG; encoded by the coding sequence ATGGCCGACGTCGCGCGGATCGCCGGCGTCTCCTCCCAGACGGTCTCCCGCGTCTCCAACGGCTTCCCGGGCGTGAACGAGGAGACCCGCCGACAGGTCCTCGCCGCCATGCGGGAGCTGGGCTACCGGCCCAACAGCGCCGCGCGGGCGCTGCGCCGCGGTGAGTTCCGCACCCTCGGCGTGATCACCTTCTCCCTCTCCACCATGGGCAACATCCGCACCCTGGAAGCGATCGCTACCTCCGCCGCGCAGCACGGTTACGCCGTCACGCTGCTGCCCGTCGCCGTCCCCACCCAGGACGAGGTGAACGGCGCCTTCTCCCGGCTCGGGGAACTCGCCGTGGACGCGGTCATCGTCATCATGGAGATCCATCTGCTCGACGCGGCGACGGTCTCGCTGCCGCCCGGCGTCCAGGTCGTGGTGGCCGACTCGGACGCCGGCGACCGCTACACCGTGGTCGACACCGACCAGGCGGGCGGCGCCCGCGACGCCGTACGGCATCTGCTGGACCTCGGCCATGACACGGTGTGGCACCTGGCCGGGCCGGAGGACTCCTTCGCCGCCCAGCGCCGTGCCAACGCCTGGCGCTCCACCCTCACGGAGGCAGGCGCGGTCCCGCCGCCCCTGGTGCGCGGCGACTGGTCGGCGGAGTCCGGTTATCTGGCCGGTCTGCGGCTCGCCGAGGAGCGGGACTGCACGGCGGTGTTCGCCGCCAACGACCAGATGGCCCTGGGCCTGCTGCGCGCCCTGCACGAACGCGGCCGCAAGGTGCCCGACGACGTCAGCGTCATCGGCTTCGACGACATCCCCGAGTCCGCGTCCTTCCTGCCCCCGCTCACCACCATCCACCAGGACTTCGCCGAAGTGGGCCGCCTCTGCGTCGAGGGCGTCATCGGCAAGATGCGGCACGACCACACACCCCACGACACCGCACACGGCACCACCCTCGTCCCGACCCGGCTCGTGCCACGCCGGAGCACGGCACCGCGGCCCGAGCGCCCGGGCGGCTAG
- a CDS encoding glycoside hydrolase: MAHRTRKRSLLGIGVTALATGTVLAATALPAAPADTTATTAVTVQPDPSYKHEKFEGWGTSLVWFANATGDYPPAIREKLAELLFGDDGLALNIARYNIGGGNAPDVKDYLRAGGAVEGWWKAPAGTTREDVDWWDADDPADWNNKADKTQRWWVDRIKKDITHWETFSNSPPWFMTESGYVSGNFDAGKDQLKTESVDDFAKYLVGATERLEKAHGIKVDTLDPFNEPNTNYWGTKLGADGEPVGGRQEGAHIGPELQQKVIRALAPTLEKSRTGAEISAMDETNPGTFATNWNSYPQDVRDLVGQMNVHTYGTSQRTTVRDLAKAADKPLWMSEVEGDWGDGQSFTDMRPGLGLAQRMVDDLRELEPKAWVFWQPVEDYDNMKPGGESAKGGNWGEIQLSFSCTSKDTLESCPIYTNTKFDTARNFTHYIKPGDRLIKTNDTASTAAVSRKGDAATVVHVNSATEAREVTLDLSKFGRISSRATVTPVVTSAGGKLERQKAVRVTGKQATITVPAQSVTSFLVKGVTGVAEDAAELQKGHTYRLTGAQSGKDLTIADNGTGLVIKSADAADPSGQQWRLEQISGTDNRKRYAFTEATAGKRLAVRDGALVAEPDEGTCDSAAQWIMSSTGDGTWTLVNAATGRLADVGGQSTNDGASVGVWLANSGANQRWTVTDVTGDDAARTE; the protein is encoded by the coding sequence ATGGCACACCGCACCCGTAAGAGAAGCCTCCTGGGGATCGGCGTCACGGCCCTCGCGACCGGGACCGTTCTGGCCGCCACCGCACTGCCCGCCGCGCCCGCGGACACGACCGCGACCACTGCGGTCACCGTCCAGCCCGACCCCTCCTACAAGCACGAGAAGTTCGAGGGCTGGGGCACCAGCCTGGTCTGGTTCGCCAACGCCACCGGCGACTACCCGCCCGCGATACGCGAGAAGCTCGCGGAGCTCCTCTTCGGGGACGACGGCCTCGCCCTGAACATCGCCCGCTACAACATCGGCGGCGGCAACGCCCCGGACGTCAAGGACTACCTGCGCGCCGGCGGCGCGGTCGAGGGCTGGTGGAAGGCCCCGGCGGGCACCACCCGCGAGGACGTCGACTGGTGGGACGCCGACGACCCCGCCGACTGGAACAACAAGGCCGACAAGACGCAGCGCTGGTGGGTCGACCGCATCAAGAAGGACATCACCCACTGGGAGACCTTCAGCAACTCCCCGCCGTGGTTCATGACCGAGAGCGGCTACGTCTCCGGCAACTTCGACGCCGGCAAGGACCAGCTCAAGACCGAGTCCGTGGACGACTTCGCCAAGTACCTGGTGGGGGCCACCGAACGCCTGGAGAAGGCGCACGGCATCAAGGTCGACACCCTGGACCCGTTCAACGAGCCGAACACCAACTACTGGGGCACCAAGCTCGGCGCGGACGGCGAGCCCGTAGGCGGCCGTCAGGAGGGGGCCCACATCGGCCCCGAACTCCAGCAGAAGGTGATCCGCGCGCTGGCCCCGACCCTGGAGAAGTCCAGGACCGGCGCGGAGATCTCCGCGATGGACGAGACCAACCCCGGCACCTTCGCCACCAACTGGAACTCCTACCCGCAGGACGTCCGCGACCTCGTCGGCCAGATGAACGTCCACACCTACGGCACCAGCCAGCGCACCACCGTGCGCGACCTGGCCAAGGCGGCGGACAAGCCGCTGTGGATGAGCGAGGTCGAGGGCGACTGGGGCGACGGCCAGAGCTTCACGGACATGCGGCCCGGTCTGGGTCTCGCCCAGCGCATGGTCGACGACCTGCGCGAACTGGAGCCCAAGGCCTGGGTGTTCTGGCAGCCCGTCGAGGACTACGACAACATGAAGCCGGGCGGCGAGTCCGCGAAGGGCGGCAACTGGGGCGAGATCCAGCTCTCCTTCAGCTGCACCTCGAAGGACACGCTCGAGAGCTGCCCGATCTACACCAACACGAAGTTCGACACCGCCCGGAACTTCACCCACTACATCAAGCCCGGCGACCGGCTGATCAAGACGAACGACACCGCCAGCACCGCGGCGGTCTCCCGCAAGGGCGACGCGGCGACCGTCGTCCACGTCAACAGCGCCACCGAGGCACGCGAGGTCACCCTCGACCTGTCGAAGTTCGGCCGCATCTCCTCCCGCGCCACCGTCACCCCGGTGGTGACCAGCGCCGGCGGCAAGCTGGAGCGGCAGAAGGCGGTCCGGGTCACCGGCAAGCAGGCCACGATCACCGTGCCGGCCCAGTCCGTGACGTCCTTCCTGGTCAAGGGCGTGACCGGCGTCGCCGAGGACGCGGCCGAGCTGCAGAAGGGCCACACCTACCGGCTGACCGGCGCCCAGAGCGGCAAGGACCTCACCATCGCCGACAACGGCACCGGCCTGGTCATCAAAAGCGCCGACGCCGCCGACCCGAGCGGTCAGCAGTGGCGCCTCGAGCAGATCAGCGGCACCGACAACCGCAAGCGCTACGCCTTCACCGAGGCGACCGCTGGAAAGCGCCTGGCGGTGCGCGACGGCGCCCTGGTGGCGGAGCCCGACGAGGGCACCTGCGACAGCGCCGCCCAGTGGATCATGTCGTCGACCGGGGACGGCACCTGGACCCTCGTCAACGCCGCCACCGGCCGGCTCGCGGACGTCGGGGGCCAGTCCACGAACGACGGTGCCTCCGTCGGCGTGTGGCTCGCGAACTCCGGCGCCAACCAGCGCTGGACGGTGACCGATGTGACGGGTGACGACGCCGCGCGAACCGAGTAG
- a CDS encoding SCO5918 family protein yields MRCVIARFPFDLTKSEVEHSMSGITPEPVTGVAVTIDHRVYPVMQVGEVITRQNRRDFTTGEMRRALTRLGFTCHDAPPARPAQDVRADEGALGW; encoded by the coding sequence ATGCGCTGTGTCATCGCCCGATTCCCCTTCGACCTGACCAAGAGTGAGGTCGAGCACTCGATGAGCGGCATCACGCCCGAACCCGTCACCGGCGTGGCCGTGACCATCGACCACCGCGTCTACCCCGTCATGCAGGTCGGGGAAGTGATCACCAGGCAGAACCGCCGCGACTTCACCACGGGTGAGATGCGCCGGGCGCTGACCCGACTCGGCTTCACCTGCCACGACGCGCCCCCCGCCAGGCCGGCCCAGGACGTGCGGGCTGACGAAGGTGCGCTCGGCTGGTGA
- a CDS encoding cold-shock protein — translation MASGTVKWFNAEKGFGFIEQDGGGADVFAHYSNIATSGFRELQEGQKVTFDVTQGQKGPQAENIVPA, via the coding sequence ATGGCATCTGGCACCGTGAAGTGGTTCAACGCGGAAAAGGGCTTCGGCTTCATCGAGCAGGACGGCGGCGGCGCTGACGTGTTCGCCCACTACTCGAACATCGCCACCAGCGGCTTCCGCGAGCTTCAGGAAGGCCAGAAGGTTACCTTCGACGTCACGCAGGGCCAGAAGGGCCCGCAGGCCGAGAACATCGTTCCCGCCTGA